In the Gossypium arboreum isolate Shixiya-1 chromosome 10, ASM2569848v2, whole genome shotgun sequence genome, one interval contains:
- the LOC108488590 gene encoding pathogenesis-related protein STH-2-like: MGVVTYDYESTSPVAPSRLFKAFTVEAPNVWPTAARNAVKSIEVEANPSSGGIVKINFVEGLPFQYMKHQIGGHDENNFSYNYSLIEGGPLGDKLEKISYDNKFEAAAGGGSICKSSMKFYTVGDNVITEDEIKALIKGSEGVYKPVEAYLLANPEACN; this comes from the exons ATGGGTGTTGTCACTTATGACTATGAATCTACCTCCCCAGTCGCCCCTTCCAGGCTTTTCAAGGCCTTTACTGTTGAAGCTCCGAACGTTTGGCCCACGGCTGCACGTAATGCAGTCAAGAGTATTGAGGTTGAAGCCAATCCTAGCTCTGGAGGTATCGTAAAAATCAACTTTGTTGAAG GCCTTCCATTCCAATATATGAAGCACCAGATCGGAGGACATGACGaaaataatttttcatataattaCAGTTTAATAGAAGGTGGGCCTTTGGGGGACAAGCTTGAAAAAATTAGCTATGATAACAAATTTGAGGCAGCTGCAGGTGGAGGAAGTATTTGCAAGAGCTCGATGAAATTTTACACTGTTGGGGACAATGTAATCACTGAAGATGAAATCAAGGCTCTCATTAAAGGAAGTGAGGGAGTTTACAAGCCTGTTGAAGCTTACCTCTTGGCTAATCCCGAAGCTTGCAACTAG